In Chryseobacterium oranimense, a single window of DNA contains:
- a CDS encoding GNAT family N-acetyltransferase, protein MIQLLPFTIEDSLELISKIKDKRMLLQFAGPAYHFPLTKEQLEIDLENENRFMFRVFDETEQKVIGHAQIFLKENTFLLGRILIWDENNRGKGYGKKIVQNLLQYGFSHFNRETAELNVYDWNTGAIECYKKVGFEIDPEVLSEVCIDNELWLSINMKINKNTFESLK, encoded by the coding sequence TGCCTTTTACCATAGAAGATAGTCTGGAATTGATCTCTAAAATAAAAGACAAGAGAATGCTTCTTCAGTTTGCCGGCCCTGCCTATCATTTTCCCCTGACAAAAGAACAGCTGGAGATTGATCTTGAAAATGAAAACAGATTCATGTTCAGGGTTTTTGATGAAACGGAACAAAAAGTGATCGGCCATGCCCAGATTTTTTTGAAAGAAAATACTTTTCTGTTGGGAAGAATCCTGATCTGGGACGAAAATAACAGAGGAAAAGGTTACGGAAAGAAAATTGTGCAGAATCTTCTGCAATATGGTTTCAGTCATTTCAACAGAGAAACAGCCGAACTGAATGTATACGACTGGAACACCGGAGCTATTGAATGCTATAAAAAAGTAGGTTTCGAAATTGATCCGGAGGTTCTGAGTGAAGTCTGTATCGACAACGAATTATGGCTTTCCATTAATATGAAAATTAATAAGAACACTTTTGAATCCCTGAAATAA